The window AGCCGGCATGATCGGCCTCCACGAGTTCGAACCACACCTTGGAGGACTCGGCGAGCGGCGAAAAGGCCGAGTCGGTCAGCGAGACGACCGGAACCTTGCGACTGGCGAGGAAACGTGCCTGGGTGGCGCTTTCAGAGGCGTAGGGCGAGAAGCTGACGGCGAAGGCCGCATCTTGCTTCGTCGCCATTGCCAGCATGTCGTCGTCGATACCGGCGGCCGTGCCCACGTGCTGGTATTTCACCCGAAGTTTGCCGAAGGCATAGGCCATGTAGCTGGAGATCGGATAGGAGCGGCGTTTGGCGATCAGGTAAATCGTATCCGCCTTCGCCAGGATGTCGACGGCCCGCTCGAAGGCCTGCGGGTCGATCGAGGTCGCGACATTGTCGAGCGAACGGTGGGCGGCTGCGACGAAGCCGGTGAAAATCGAGCCGCTTTCGAGCTTGCTGTGATCGTTGCCGCGCAGCGCCTTCAGCCGGTCCTCGTAACCGGGCGTGCGCTCGCGCAGGCGCGCGCGGAAAATCTGCTGCAGGCTTGAAAAGCCCTCGAAGCCGAAATGCTGGGCAAAGCGCACCAGCGTCGAAGGTTGGACATCGGCGGACGTGGCAATGCTTGCCGCCGTGCCGAAGGCGATCTCGTCCGGATGATCGAGCGAATAGGCGGCGACCTGCTTCAGCCGCTTCGGCAATTGCGCCTTACGTTCCAGAATGACGGCCTTCAGCGCCTCGAAATCCTGGGGGATATCGGTAGTCGACTCCGGTGTGGGCATCGTTCAGCGTCTCCAGGTCCTCGCGTTCGCGCTCGTGCTGCGTTTGCCTCACCCTAAACGTTTAGGAGCGTTCTGGATAGAATGGACGTTCCATTTCACCGGTTTTTCCGCTCCTTACAGCGCCGCACGACGCGCAAAGGACGCTGTAACTCTTTCAATCTCCGCATCGTGCTTTCCGAGAACCGGGTCCGGTTTTCGGGCCGATGCGCTAAACGCGGCTCAGCCGATGGCGACCCACTCGTTGGTGCGAGCGGACTGATAGGTGGCGGACAGCACCTTCTGAACCTCGTAGCCTTCGCGGAAATCCGTGGTCGGCATGCGCCGTTTGGCAATCGCGTCGAGAAACTCGTTCACTTCGATCGCCTTCAACTCGTTGAAGCCGATCTGATGGCCGGGCGCCACACAGAATGCGCCGTAGGGCGGGTGCTCGGGCCCCGCGCAGACGGTACGGAAACCGCGGCTGCGTAGATCGTCGCCGGCATAATAAATCCTGATTTCGTTCAGTCGCTCCTGGGTGAAGACGATGCTGCCTTTAGAACCGTAGATTTCGAAATCATGCTGCATCTTCCGGCCGGTGGCGATCCAGTTTGCCTCGAAACTGCCGCTCGCGCCGTTCTCAAAGCGGACGAAGGCGCGGGCGATGTCGTCGACCTCGACGGCACGGGTCTCCGTTGCGCCGGCCGAAACTGGGCGCTCGGGGATCTGGATGACGGTCTCGGCAAGCACCGACCTGATCGGCCCTACGAGGTGGCGCATGCAGGCGATCATGTGGCTGCCGATATCGGCGAGAGCCCCGCCGCCGCTGCGCGGATCGAGGCGCCAGGCCCAGGGAACGGTGGCGTCCGCCATGAAGTCTTCCGCGTGGACTCCGCGGAACGAGCGGATCTCGCCGATCTCGCCATTCTCAATGATCTCCTTGGCAAGGAAGATCAGCGGATTTTTCAGATAGTTGAAGCCAACCTGGGTGACGACTCCGGCCTTCTCCGCGGCAGCGACCATTTCGGCGCAATCGGCGACGGTCGGCGCCAGCGGCTTCTCGCAGTAGACATGCTTGCCATGGGCAATCGCCGCAAGTGCCATCTCCTTGTGCAGCAGGTTTGGTGTGGTGATGTCGATGATGTCGATAACGGGGTCGGTCAGGAGGTCGCGCCAGTCGGGGGTCGCCTTGCGGAAGCCGAGGCGTGCGCGAGCTGCTTCGGCGCTCTCGGCGGTTACATCCGCCACTGAAACCAGGTCGATTTCGAAAGGCAAGTCGAAGACCCGCGCCGCGATGGTGAAGCCGAGTGCATGAGCCTTCCCCATGAAGCCCGTACCGATCAGGCCTACGCCCAATCTGCGTTTGTCGCTCATCTCTTCTCCTCCCAGGCAGCGGCCTCGTGATCGGAGAAATGAAATGAATTGTGCAACCAAAGTCAATATGGAATATTTATTCGAAACATCGCCGGCGGCGAATTCGTTAACGCAATTTTACCATGTTTCGCGGGAAGATCGCCGCTGACGAGGGTTGACGAATCGCCCCATGACCGAGTGGATTGGGTGAGACGTCCAGATGTATCCGGAGTGATTGACGCATGTGCCGTTGGGCCGCTTATCGTGGGGAACCGCTCTATCTCGAGGAACTCGTCAGCTCTCCGGCGCACTCGCTGATCGAACAGTCCCATTGTGCGACGCGTGCAAAGACGGCAACCAATGGCGACGGCTTCGGCATCGCCTGGTATGGCGATCGTCCGGAGCCCGGGCGCTATCGCGACATCCTGCCCGCTTGGTCCGACTGCAATCTCAAGAGCATCGCGCGGCAAATCCGCTCTCGCCTCTTCCTCGCCCATGTGCGTGCGGCGACCGGTGGCGGTACTCGGCGCGACAATTGCCATCCCTTCGTCCATGGCCGCTGGTGCTTCATGCACAACGGCCAGATCGGCGATTTCGAGCATCTGCGCCGGCCGATGGAGAGCATGCTCGACAACGATCTCTACGCGGCGCGCACCGGCACGACCGATTCGGAACTGCTCTTCCTTCTGGCGCTGCAGTTCGGCTTCGATCGAGACCCGCTCGGCGCGATGGCGGAGGCGCTCGGCTTCGTCGAGCGGCTTGCAGAGCAGATGGAACGGCCGGTGCTCGTCCGCTTCACTGCCGCATTCTCCAATGGCCATGATCTCTACGCGGTCCGCTATGCATCCGACCAGAAGGCGCCTACGCTTTACGCCGCTCCGATGGGCGAGAATGGCGGCTACTGCCTCGTGTCCGAGCCGCTCAACGACGACAATGCCTGGGCCGAGATCCCCGACGGTTCCGCAGTGGTCGTCGGCGAGAACGGCGTCGATGTGCGCCTCTTCCGGGCCGCCGAAGTTGCCGTTCGAGAGCGTCTTACGGTCGTGCCGGCTCCGCTTGCCGCGGCAGGCAATCTGCAGCTGAACTGAGAGGATTTCAGGCGGAAAGTCTTGCGGCGATCAGCGCCGCGAGTTTCTCGGCCACCTCGTCCTTGCTCATCTCCTGCCAGTCCTCCGTGCCGTCGCGGCCGATCAGCTTCACGCTGTTGCGCTCTCCCCCCATGATCCCGGTCGACGGCGAAACGTCGTTGGCGAGAATGTAATCGGCGCCTTTCCTTTCGAGCTTCGCGCGCCCGTTGTCGGCGACGTTCTCCGTCTCGGCGGCAAATCCGATCACCAGCTTGGGTCGCGACGCGTGGTGGCCGATAGTCTTCAATATGTCCGGGTTTTCGGTAAGCAGAAGCGGCGGCGGGGCTTCGCCGGAGCGCTTCTTGATCTTGTTGCCGGCGGCTGCCGCCACGCGCCAGTCGGCGACGGCGGCGACCATCACAACCACATCGGCCGGAAGTGCGGCGAGCACAGCATCGCGCATCTCCTCGGCGCGCTCGACGCGCACGACGCTTACACCGACGGGGTCGGGGACCGTCACCGGCCCCGACACCAGGGTGACCTCCGCCCCGAGGCGGGCAAGCGCCGCAGCGATCGCATGGCCCTGCTTGCCGGAGGAGCGGTTGGCGATATAGCGCACCGGGTCGATCGGCTCATGTGTCGGCCCGGAGGTGACGATCGCCTTTCGCCCGGCAAGCGGCTTCTCTTCCTGGACGAGCAAGCCCTCGATCGCGGCGACGATCTCGAGGGGTTCCGCCATACGGCCTTCGCCCGCCTCGCCGCTCTCGGCCATTTCGCCTGAGGCCGGGCCGACGAAACGGATGCCGTCGCCGGCAAGAGTCGCACGGTTGCGGCGTGTCGCCGGGTGCATCCACATCTTCGGGTTCATGGCCGGCGCGGCGAGCACCGGCCGGTCCGTCGCAAGCAGCACGGTCGAAGCGAGGTCGTCGGCATGGCCATTGGCCATCTTCGCCATCAGATCCGCCGTCGCGGGGGCGACGACGAGGAGATCGCAGTCGCGGGCGAGCCGGATATGGCCGACATCCTGTTCGTCTTCGCGGGAAAAGAGATCGGTGAACACGTGCGAGGCGGAAAGCGCGCCGACGGCGAGCGGCGTCACGAATTGCTGCGCCCCCGCGGTCATCACCGGTCGAACCTCCGCGCCGCGCTCGCGCAGTCGCCGGATAAGATCAAGGCTCT is drawn from Sinorhizobium sojae CCBAU 05684 and contains these coding sequences:
- the coaBC gene encoding bifunctional phosphopantothenoylcysteine decarboxylase/phosphopantothenate--cysteine ligase CoaBC; the encoded protein is MTLAGKRIVLIISGGIAAYKSLDLIRRLRERGAEVRPVMTAGAQQFVTPLAVGALSASHVFTDLFSREDEQDVGHIRLARDCDLLVVAPATADLMAKMANGHADDLASTVLLATDRPVLAAPAMNPKMWMHPATRRNRATLAGDGIRFVGPASGEMAESGEAGEGRMAEPLEIVAAIEGLLVQEEKPLAGRKAIVTSGPTHEPIDPVRYIANRSSGKQGHAIAAALARLGAEVTLVSGPVTVPDPVGVSVVRVERAEEMRDAVLAALPADVVVMVAAVADWRVAAAAGNKIKKRSGEAPPPLLLTENPDILKTIGHHASRPKLVIGFAAETENVADNGRAKLERKGADYILANDVSPSTGIMGGERNSVKLIGRDGTEDWQEMSKDEVAEKLAALIAARLSA
- a CDS encoding MurR/RpiR family transcriptional regulator is translated as MPTPESTTDIPQDFEALKAVILERKAQLPKRLKQVAAYSLDHPDEIAFGTAASIATSADVQPSTLVRFAQHFGFEGFSSLQQIFRARLRERTPGYEDRLKALRGNDHSKLESGSIFTGFVAAAHRSLDNVATSIDPQAFERAVDILAKADTIYLIAKRRSYPISSYMAYAFGKLRVKYQHVGTAAGIDDDMLAMATKQDAAFAVSFSPYASESATQARFLASRKVPVVSLTDSAFSPLAESSKVWFELVEADHAGFRSLSASMAFAMALTVAIAEKRRRRTEDGGS
- a CDS encoding class II glutamine amidotransferase, which gives rise to MCRWAAYRGEPLYLEELVSSPAHSLIEQSHCATRAKTATNGDGFGIAWYGDRPEPGRYRDILPAWSDCNLKSIARQIRSRLFLAHVRAATGGGTRRDNCHPFVHGRWCFMHNGQIGDFEHLRRPMESMLDNDLYAARTGTTDSELLFLLALQFGFDRDPLGAMAEALGFVERLAEQMERPVLVRFTAAFSNGHDLYAVRYASDQKAPTLYAAPMGENGGYCLVSEPLNDDNAWAEIPDGSAVVVGENGVDVRLFRAAEVAVRERLTVVPAPLAAAGNLQLN
- a CDS encoding Gfo/Idh/MocA family protein, with amino-acid sequence MSDKRRLGVGLIGTGFMGKAHALGFTIAARVFDLPFEIDLVSVADVTAESAEAARARLGFRKATPDWRDLLTDPVIDIIDITTPNLLHKEMALAAIAHGKHVYCEKPLAPTVADCAEMVAAAEKAGVVTQVGFNYLKNPLIFLAKEIIENGEIGEIRSFRGVHAEDFMADATVPWAWRLDPRSGGGALADIGSHMIACMRHLVGPIRSVLAETVIQIPERPVSAGATETRAVEVDDIARAFVRFENGASGSFEANWIATGRKMQHDFEIYGSKGSIVFTQERLNEIRIYYAGDDLRSRGFRTVCAGPEHPPYGAFCVAPGHQIGFNELKAIEVNEFLDAIAKRRMPTTDFREGYEVQKVLSATYQSARTNEWVAIG